Proteins co-encoded in one Sulfuricystis thermophila genomic window:
- a CDS encoding cytochrome ubiquinol oxidase subunit I gives MITQEVVDLSRLQFAATAMYHFLFVPLTLGLSFLLAIMETVYVMTGKEIYRDMTKFWGKLFGINFALGVTTGITMEFQFGTNWAYYSHYVGDIFGAPLAIEGLMAFFLESTFIGLFFFGWDKLSKRQHLLITYLTAIGSNLSALWILIANGWMQNHVGAEFSYVTMRMEMTNFWDVVFNPAAQAKFVHTVSAGYVTGALFVLGISSWYLLKGRNVEFAKRSFRIAAAFGFASALSVIVLGDESGYAVTEHQQAKLAAMEGMWHTEAAPAPFTLFALPDDEKRENRAEVKIPYVLGLIATRSAKTELPGIVDLEKQAAARIERGIVAVKALEKLRGGEDTPENRATFEAHKADLGFGLLLKKYTPDVTAATPEMIAQAARDSIPKVAPMFWSFRLMVALGFSFALLFALAFWHAAKNTFQDQRWLLKWAVWWIPMPWIASEVGWFVAEYGRQPWTIYGVLPTHLSTSTISAASLYGSLAGFLFFYTGLLIVEMYLMFKYARLGPASLGTGRYEGEPPYSTATQGA, from the coding sequence ATGATCACCCAAGAAGTCGTCGACCTCTCGCGGTTGCAGTTCGCTGCCACTGCGATGTATCACTTTTTATTCGTACCACTCACGCTCGGTCTTTCTTTCCTGCTCGCCATCATGGAGACGGTCTATGTAATGACGGGCAAGGAAATCTACCGTGACATGACGAAGTTTTGGGGCAAGCTGTTCGGCATCAACTTTGCGCTGGGTGTCACCACCGGCATCACGATGGAATTCCAGTTCGGCACCAACTGGGCCTATTACTCGCACTACGTCGGTGACATCTTCGGTGCGCCGCTGGCCATCGAAGGTTTGATGGCCTTCTTTCTCGAGTCGACTTTCATCGGTCTGTTTTTCTTCGGCTGGGACAAGCTCTCGAAACGTCAGCACCTCTTGATCACCTATCTCACCGCGATCGGTTCGAATCTTTCCGCCTTGTGGATCCTGATCGCCAACGGCTGGATGCAAAACCACGTCGGCGCGGAGTTCAGCTACGTCACGATGCGCATGGAGATGACCAACTTCTGGGATGTCGTCTTCAATCCGGCCGCGCAGGCGAAGTTCGTGCATACCGTCTCGGCCGGCTACGTGACCGGTGCCCTGTTCGTGCTTGGCATTTCCTCCTGGTATCTGCTCAAGGGAAGAAACGTCGAATTTGCCAAACGCTCCTTTCGCATCGCCGCCGCTTTCGGCTTCGCTTCGGCGCTGTCGGTGATCGTGCTCGGTGACGAATCCGGTTATGCCGTCACCGAACATCAACAGGCCAAACTCGCGGCGATGGAAGGTATGTGGCACACGGAAGCCGCCCCGGCCCCCTTCACGCTGTTCGCGCTGCCCGACGACGAGAAGCGCGAAAACCGCGCCGAAGTGAAGATTCCCTATGTGCTGGGACTCATCGCCACACGCTCGGCCAAGACCGAGCTGCCCGGCATCGTCGATCTCGAAAAGCAGGCGGCGGCGCGCATCGAACGCGGCATCGTGGCCGTGAAGGCCCTCGAAAAGCTGCGTGGTGGCGAAGATACCCCTGAGAATCGCGCCACTTTCGAAGCGCACAAAGCCGACCTCGGATTCGGTCTGCTGCTGAAGAAATACACGCCAGACGTCACCGCGGCGACGCCCGAGATGATCGCGCAAGCAGCCCGCGATTCGATCCCGAAGGTCGCGCCGATGTTCTGGAGCTTCCGCCTCATGGTCGCGCTCGGCTTCTCCTTCGCCCTGTTGTTTGCCCTGGCCTTCTGGCATGCAGCGAAAAACACCTTCCAGGATCAACGCTGGCTGCTGAAATGGGCGGTCTGGTGGATCCCGATGCCGTGGATCGCCTCGGAAGTGGGGTGGTTCGTCGCCGAGTATGGTCGCCAGCCCTGGACCATCTACGGCGTGCTGCCCACGCATCTGTCCACCTCGACCATCTCCGCTGCCAGCCTCTATGGCTCGCTGGCCGGTTTCCTGTTCTTCTACACGGGGCTCCTGATCGTCGAAATGTACTTGATGTTCAAGTATGCGCGCCTCGGCCCGGCCAGCCTCGGCACGGGTCGTTACGAGGGTGAACCCCCCTACTCGACTGCCACTCAAGGAGCATGA
- a CDS encoding DUF6858 family protein, producing the protein MKQMMLQEKYPIFVLELGKNETSCRSVDDIAAKLKEKIAADSRVAWIAEFDHYAHTQKLGGEIAPEIKAAKNLVFCFGLALPNPNVLAVRPRSIGLVDCGDKFIINFMEAPMKPANEAMEAWAKSLKDLG; encoded by the coding sequence ATGAAACAAATGATGTTGCAGGAAAAATATCCCATCTTCGTGCTCGAACTGGGCAAGAACGAGACGAGCTGCCGATCGGTCGATGACATCGCCGCGAAGCTGAAAGAGAAGATCGCCGCCGACAGCCGCGTGGCCTGGATCGCCGAGTTCGATCACTATGCGCACACGCAAAAGCTCGGCGGCGAGATCGCCCCCGAGATCAAGGCCGCCAAGAATCTGGTGTTCTGCTTCGGCCTGGCGCTGCCCAACCCGAACGTGCTGGCGGTGCGGCCGCGCTCGATTGGGCTAGTCGACTGCGGTGACAAGTTCATCATCAACTTCATGGAAGCGCCGATGAAACCGGCCAACGAGGCGATGGAAGCCTGGGCCAAGTCACTCAAGGACCTCGGCTGA
- a CDS encoding PAS domain-containing protein, which produces MKPQIVPTQREVMFSTEEFIVSKTDLKGRITYANRVFMRVADYPEDQLLGVQHNIVRHPDMPRGAFKHLWDTIQTGKEWFGFVKNMTSHGDFYWVFANVTPDYQDGRIVGYYSVRRQAPKKAIETIAPIYAEMLRIEREAGPAQACEASLAWLTQQLAAKKVSYERLVLDLFHQAN; this is translated from the coding sequence GTGAAGCCGCAAATCGTTCCCACCCAACGCGAGGTGATGTTTTCCACCGAGGAATTCATCGTCAGCAAGACCGACTTGAAAGGGCGCATCACCTACGCCAACCGGGTGTTCATGCGCGTCGCCGACTACCCCGAAGACCAGTTGCTCGGCGTGCAGCACAACATCGTGCGCCATCCCGACATGCCGCGCGGCGCTTTCAAGCATCTGTGGGACACGATCCAGACCGGCAAGGAATGGTTCGGCTTCGTCAAGAACATGACTTCGCACGGTGATTTCTACTGGGTGTTCGCCAATGTCACGCCCGATTACCAGGATGGCCGCATCGTTGGTTACTACTCGGTGCGCCGCCAGGCGCCGAAGAAGGCGATCGAGACGATCGCGCCGATCTATGCCGAAATGCTGCGCATCGAACGCGAAGCGGGACCGGCGCAGGCGTGTGAGGCTTCGCTTGCCTGGCTCACCCAACAGCTCGCCGCGAAGAAAGTGAGTTACGAGCGGCTGGTGCTCGATCTGTTCCATCAAGCCAACTGA
- a CDS encoding CZB domain-containing protein, with product MQRGYAAIEKSGTGEEAQAVSVDHHNCRLGKWYEEGHGKQAFASLPAYAVLEAPHRQVHAGVRGAVDASRQDWMHEPAALAAIVDRMRTAEAGSREVIRLIGEMMAQKYPPASRA from the coding sequence ATGCAGCGCGGCTATGCCGCGATCGAGAAGAGTGGCACAGGTGAAGAAGCCCAGGCCGTCTCGGTCGACCACCACAACTGCCGGCTCGGCAAGTGGTACGAGGAAGGCCATGGCAAGCAGGCCTTCGCGAGCCTGCCGGCTTATGCGGTGCTCGAAGCGCCGCATCGGCAAGTGCATGCCGGTGTGCGCGGTGCCGTCGACGCCTCACGTCAGGACTGGATGCACGAACCGGCTGCGCTTGCCGCGATCGTCGATCGGATGCGCACGGCCGAGGCCGGCAGCCGCGAGGTGATCCGCCTGATCGGCGAAATGATGGCGCAGAAATATCCGCCGGCGTCCAGGGCCTGA
- the cydB gene encoding cytochrome d ubiquinol oxidase subunit II has product MFDYATLKIIWWLLVGVLLLGFAIMDGHDMGVGTLLPFVGKDDIERRVIINTVGPHWDGNQVWFITGGGAIFAAWPLVYATAFSGFYWAMLAVLWALFFRPVGFDYRSKINHPIWRTAWDWGLFVGGAVPALIFGVAFGNLLLGVPFHFEDNLMPVYTGTFWALLNPFALLAGVVSLAMLTFHGANYLMIRTEGAIYARAKQASLFFGVLLLAAFAAAGVWVSSGMNGYTITSVVDPHALPNPLAKTVELQRGAWLANFLEQPLLWLVPGAAFVGGLIALLSAWKDRPAIAFVFSAIAELGVIGTAGVAMFPFVMPSSSDPRSSLTIWDCVSSRLTLEIMFWAALVFTPIIIAYTGWAYKVMSGKITPDFIKSHERSAY; this is encoded by the coding sequence ATGTTCGACTACGCAACCCTGAAGATCATCTGGTGGCTCCTCGTCGGTGTGTTGCTACTGGGCTTCGCCATCATGGACGGCCATGACATGGGTGTCGGTACGCTCTTGCCTTTCGTCGGCAAGGACGACATCGAGCGGCGCGTGATCATCAACACGGTCGGCCCGCACTGGGACGGCAACCAAGTCTGGTTCATCACCGGCGGCGGGGCGATCTTCGCCGCTTGGCCGCTGGTCTATGCCACCGCCTTCTCCGGTTTCTACTGGGCGATGCTCGCGGTGCTCTGGGCGCTGTTCTTCCGCCCGGTCGGCTTCGATTACCGCTCCAAGATCAATCACCCGATCTGGCGCACGGCCTGGGACTGGGGTCTGTTCGTCGGCGGCGCGGTGCCGGCGCTGATCTTCGGCGTGGCCTTCGGCAACCTGCTGCTCGGTGTGCCATTTCATTTCGAGGACAACCTGATGCCGGTTTATACCGGCACGTTCTGGGCGCTGCTCAATCCTTTCGCACTGCTCGCCGGCGTGGTGAGTCTCGCGATGCTGACCTTTCACGGCGCGAACTACCTGATGATCCGCACCGAGGGCGCGATCTATGCACGGGCGAAGCAGGCATCCCTGTTCTTCGGCGTGTTGCTACTGGCGGCCTTCGCCGCCGCTGGCGTCTGGGTTTCCTCCGGCATGAACGGTTACACCATCACCTCGGTGGTCGATCCGCATGCCCTGCCCAATCCGCTGGCCAAGACGGTCGAACTACAGCGCGGCGCCTGGCTCGCCAACTTCCTCGAGCAGCCGCTGCTGTGGCTGGTACCCGGCGCAGCTTTCGTCGGCGGCCTGATCGCTCTGCTCTCGGCCTGGAAGGATCGGCCGGCGATTGCCTTCGTCTTCAGCGCCATCGCCGAGCTCGGCGTGATCGGCACGGCCGGCGTAGCGATGTTCCCGTTCGTGATGCCCTCCTCATCCGACCCTCGATCCAGCCTGACGATTTGGGATTGCGTGTCGAGCCGGCTGACGTTGGAGATCATGTTCTGGGCCGCATTGGTCTTCACCCCCATCATCATCGCTTACACGGGCTGGGCCTACAAGGTGATGTCGGGCAAGATCACACCCGACTTCATCAAGTCCCACGAACGCTCCGCTTACTGA
- the cydP gene encoding cytochrome oxidase putative small subunit CydP, with translation MRLRTLNPFRDSAGRPRSPLGREIALMLALKLLLLFGIWKAFFSQPVLPKMTEGMDPDRVAAVLIAPAAAGAIPSAPGFTAPGPGYSPNPTAPERQP, from the coding sequence ATGCGGCTGCGGACACTGAACCCTTTCCGCGACTCGGCAGGCCGACCGCGCAGCCCGCTGGGGCGGGAGATCGCCCTCATGCTGGCGCTCAAACTGCTGTTGCTCTTCGGTATCTGGAAGGCTTTTTTCAGTCAGCCGGTCCTGCCGAAGATGACCGAGGGCATGGATCCCGACCGAGTCGCCGCTGTGCTGATCGCACCCGCTGCCGCCGGTGCCATACCGTCAGCGCCGGGTTTCACCGCACCTGGCCCTGGCTACTCCCCCAACCCCACCGCTCCGGAGAGACAACCATGA
- the cydX gene encoding cytochrome bd-I oxidase subunit CydX → MWYFTWILGLTMAVLLAVLNAMWFEAQQNGSDDAGR, encoded by the coding sequence ATGTGGTATTTCACCTGGATTCTCGGCCTTACCATGGCCGTCCTGCTCGCCGTTCTCAATGCCATGTGGTTCGAGGCACAGCAGAACGGCAGCGATGATGCGGGCCGCTGA
- a CDS encoding NifB/NifX family molybdenum-iron cluster-binding protein, which produces MTEMTKPTRFAVTSQNFRTITGHAGKARRFILFEASGPDRIAEIGRLDLPIEMAMHGFDDRREHPLDGVDLLLTGGAGEGFVMRMARRGIRVVRTGETDPLTAVRACFLGNLKPPLPHDHDDHGHAHDEGHSCGCGH; this is translated from the coding sequence ATGACAGAAATGACAAAACCGACACGTTTCGCTGTCACCAGCCAGAATTTCCGCACGATCACCGGCCACGCCGGGAAAGCGCGGCGTTTCATTCTGTTCGAAGCCAGCGGACCGGATCGAATCGCCGAAATCGGGCGGTTGGACCTACCGATCGAGATGGCGATGCATGGTTTCGACGATCGCCGGGAACATCCGCTCGACGGCGTCGACCTGTTGCTCACCGGTGGGGCTGGCGAGGGCTTCGTGATGCGTATGGCTCGCCGGGGCATCCGGGTGGTGCGCACCGGCGAAACCGATCCACTCACCGCGGTGCGCGCCTGCTTCCTCGGCAATCTGAAACCACCGCTACCGCATGACCACGACGACCATGGTCATGCCCATGACGAAGGTCATTCATGCGGCTGCGGACACTGA